Below is a genomic region from Sutterella megalosphaeroides.
GGTCGGAACTTTACGGCACGGTCTTTACGCCCGACATGGTGCGTAATTTCCTTGCCACCGACGTGCGCGAAGCCACCGCGTACCTCTCGATCGGTACGATCGGCACCTTCCTCGTCGCGGCGCTCCCGGCGCTGTGGGCGGCGCTGCGGATCGAGTCGCCCGGGGCGAGGGACTTCCAAGATCTGCGCCGTTTCCGTGCGTCTTCCGGGTCGGTCTTCGCTCGGCTGCGGGACGGGGCGGCTGCATGTGCCCGCCGCCGCGCGGGTGTTTGGCTTCGCAACGGGGCCTATGCCGTGCTGTGTACGGCAGTCGGGGTGGGGCTTTTGCTCGTCAACTTCCAGTCCTTTGCCGGGCTCATGCGCGAAGACAAGACGCTTCGCTACGGGATTGCTCCCGTCGGGATCGTGTACTCCTTCGTGCGAACGATCGCGACCGACGACAGTCCCGACGGCGTGCGCATCCGCCGTGCGGTCGACCCCGCTCCGAAGGCGACGGTTGCCTCGGGTCCTGCGCTCTTTGTCGTCGTGGTGGGCGAAACGACGCGCTCCGCCGACTGGGGTCTCGCGGGCTACGAACGCGACACGACGCCGCGCCTTCGAGCGATCCCCGACCTCATCAGCTATCCGAAAGTGCGTGCTTGCGGTACGTCGACCGACGTGTCGTTGCCGTGCATGATGAGCCGGATCGGCCGATCCGATTACGATCGCGAGCGGATTCTCTCCGAAGAGGCCTTGCCTTCGCTCTTGCAACGTTCGGGTTTCAACGTCTTCTGGGTCGACAATCAGTCGGGGTGCAAAGGCGTGTGCGCGGAGGTACCTTCGCGCGCGGCCGAGCCCGATACGGAAAACTGCCCCGAGGGACTTTGTTCGGACGCAGTGCTCGTTAAGGAAGTGAAGCAGCTTCTCGCGTCGCTCGATTCGAGTCGCCCGACGGTGGTGTTTCTTCACATGTACGGCCAGCACGGGCCCGCTTACTACAAGGGCTCCCGCAAGGAAACGAAAGCCTTCTCGCCCGAATGCGAGGCGGCGGACCTTGCAAGTTGTTCCCCCGAGTCCGTCCGCAATGCATACGACAATGCCGTTCGCGAAACGGATACGGTTCTTGCCGACATTATCGAAACGCTGCGCCGTGCCGACGCGCAGGGGGTGCCGACGGGGATGCTCTGGGTGTCGGACCATGGCGAGAGCCTCGGTGAGAAGGGCTTGTTCCTTCACGGAGCGCCGTACTTCATGGCGCCCGACGAACAAAAAGAGGTCCCGATGGTGATGTGGATTTCGGATACGTTTGCGTCGACCTTCTCCGTCAACCGTACGGCGCTCGTGCGCTCAAGCCGCGGCAAGGCGTCGCACGAAAACCTCTATTCGACGGTCCTCGGGTTGTTGCGCGTTGAGAGCACGACCTATCGGCCGGAGTACGATCTCGGACAGCCCCGGTGAGATTGCGGACGAGCGAGTCCGGGGCGTTCATCCGTCTCTAGCGCTTCGAGAAGTCTTTTTTCTCGGGCGCTCCAAACGTGTTGAAGAAGGACCGGACAGACCCGAGTGCAGCACATCGCCCGTGTGGTGAGTGTCGGGGAGCAAGGCTTTCGGCCGGAGGACTTGATGCCATCAATGGGAATACATGGTCAGCCCCCTGATTGCAACGAGGGAAGCAATTCACATTGGCCTCCGAAGGCGGGCAACGCCCGCCATCGGGGACCAAATACAGGTCAATGGTATTCGATTCGGATTGTCATCGTTTTGAGAATCGTGCCCGTTCCCACGACGGCCTCGGGCGAGGTTTTCGCCAGCGAGGCCGAGACCTTGAAGTCGATTTCGGTCGCATCCGAAACGAAGGCGGTGTCGGGGAAGTCGACGAGCCCTCCGTTCGCGGCAAAGTCGACGGGCTTTCCTTCGAATTCGATCGGGATCATGAGGCCCGGAATCCCGGAGTCGAGCGCCGAGTTGCTCGCGGCGGAAACGCCCGAGTCGGCTTCGAAGCGCAGTTGCAGTCGACCGAGCGCCTCTTCCGAAGAACAAGTGAGCCGCAGCCCTATCGCGACGGGCGGCGTCGACGCATGCGCGTCGAAGTACGACTTCGAGTAGCTCCCGAAGTCGATCGACTGGAACGCGGCGTCGGACGCAAAGGCGCAACCGCCCGCAAGAATGAGGCCGCTCACGGTCACTTCCTGCGTGCCCGCGGAGTAGTTTGCCGTGACGACGTCTTCGGCCCGCGGTTGGGCGACGGGCAGCAGGGCGGCAGCCGAGAGGAGGGCGATCCAGGTCTTCGCGTGCATCAGTCCACCCAAGCTTCGATTTCGACGACGGTACTGAAGGCGCCGGCTTCGAGCGGTCCGAGCGCGCACAGCCCCCAATGGAGGGTGCCGTCGTTCGTTCCCGAAACGTCGAGCGTACCGACGGAAATTTTCGTGTTCCACGGGCGGCTTGTCCCGTAACAGGTCCGGATTTCGGAGTTGGTCAGACCGTAGATGAGCCCCACGGAGTTGTTGCCGGAGAATTTCGCCACGTTCGGGGCTTCGCTCAAGACGCCGTCGTAGGGGCGAAGGCTGAGGGCGGTCGAGCCGCCCGCGAGTCCGGGCCCGCAGGTGATCGAAAAGTCGGTTTGCGTGCGGTCGATGACCGACCCCGCCGTGACGGGAGCCGACGCGGCGATCGTGCGGAAGACGGCCGAATTGGAGCTCAACACGAACGTGCACGGGGTGACGAACGAAAAGGTTTCGGCGCCCAGGAGGTTGAGGCCCCCCGCGCTCGAGCCCGCGCCGTTGCTCGAAGTCCGCAGCACCGTAAGCCTCAGGGCCGGCGAGGTGAACGTATCGAGCGCGCGTAACGCGGCGACGTCGCACCCCGACGTCGGGCAGGCGAGCTCGATGCGTACGTTCGAGGCGGAAAGGGTGGCGGAGAGGGGCTTTCCCGCATCGGTCGGAATCGTCACCGAAAGGAGGGCGGGGCTCCCGCCGACCGCATCGTCCGTGAGGGCGGTCGCGGAGTTTTCGAACGTGCGTGTTCCGGTAACGGCGCGCCCGTCCGAGAGCTCGATCCGCAGCGCGAAAGTGCCCGAGAGCCGGTAACGGGTCCCGGCCGCACCCGTTTCGACGGGGAGCGTCACCGGGAGGTCCGACCCGAGACCGAGGCCGAGCCCCATTGTAAGGGGGATCGTTTCCGAATCGAGGGGAAGGGTTTCCGTGACGTTCGAAAGCGTCGTCTCCCAGAGGACGAGGCTCGTCGGATCGCGCTGCGAGAGGTCGATCTGCGCGGCCGAGGCGTTCCCGGAGAAGAGGGGGGTGGCAAGCGCCGCGAGCAAAGTGAAGGCCGTAAGCAGAGTGAGGGCCGAAAGCTTGCGCACGTTGCGGGAGAAGCTCCCGAGCGGCGGATTTTCGCTTCCCGCGCGCCGACGCGCGGAAAGGTCTCGGAGAAAACGACGTGGATCTCGACTCATGATCAGGGCTTCGGCAGGGTGGTCGTAATCGAAGCGGCGGTATTTGCTTCGGGTTGCGGAGTCGGACGGCAGGCGAGTTCGACCTTGTAAATCATTGC
It encodes:
- a CDS encoding sulfatase-like hydrolase/transferase, whose amino-acid sequence is MSEVFIRTGSESPTVRPWSPLLWFWGPALALLLLALFPPHVLDRAISLPFFDGAGWPWRTDALFNWVFYRLTKVVPGFVALVSLGILGASVWRRWRTGTYPFEREVLRRHLYILLAMGLSVGLVWWLKTTTGVACPWSLEEFGGAAQVTNPVFGFATLPGRCWPGGHAGTGFCLFALYFALRDRSAPTARQGLLLALLLGYVCGVSRIMQGAHFFSHNIATMLVDWLVCATLYIVIFDRKGAVKRIVSALAQPLPVASGIVFTALWWTLVFDYPLFRAILAKDPSGRLFFTLAVAAAFFAVALGLLVLFSLLPKVLFRATLAVLALAGGTVFAGSELYGTVFTPDMVRNFLATDVREATAYLSIGTIGTFLVAALPALWAALRIESPGARDFQDLRRFRASSGSVFARLRDGAAACARRRAGVWLRNGAYAVLCTAVGVGLLLVNFQSFAGLMREDKTLRYGIAPVGIVYSFVRTIATDDSPDGVRIRRAVDPAPKATVASGPALFVVVVGETTRSADWGLAGYERDTTPRLRAIPDLISYPKVRACGTSTDVSLPCMMSRIGRSDYDRERILSEEALPSLLQRSGFNVFWVDNQSGCKGVCAEVPSRAAEPDTENCPEGLCSDAVLVKEVKQLLASLDSSRPTVVFLHMYGQHGPAYYKGSRKETKAFSPECEAADLASCSPESVRNAYDNAVRETDTVLADIIETLRRADAQGVPTGMLWVSDHGESLGEKGLFLHGAPYFMAPDEQKEVPMVMWISDTFASTFSVNRTALVRSSRGKASHENLYSTVLGLLRVESTTYRPEYDLGQPR
- a CDS encoding fimbrial protein, which gives rise to MHAKTWIALLSAAALLPVAQPRAEDVVTANYSAGTQEVTVSGLILAGGCAFASDAAFQSIDFGSYSKSYFDAHASTPPVAIGLRLTCSSEEALGRLQLRFEADSGVSAASNSALDSGIPGLMIPIEFEGKPVDFAANGGLVDFPDTAFVSDATEIDFKVSASLAKTSPEAVVGTGTILKTMTIRIEYH